From Candidatus Sphingomonas colombiensis, one genomic window encodes:
- a CDS encoding glycosyltransferase family 39 protein, producing MTRSDSRISWHWPAILIVAVGLALWIGWVGFIASDDSLYYVGAQAWLEHPPVAGADHWSTRFPLILTFAGVIATVGRNYAAFAVTAVLFYVVLVVLVGFFARGVGGQRAGWIAALLTATLPVVVFHASTVSVDLLEVSALIAGAMLLGRATDDRVGLWRGGGAGLCFGIAILCRETSVLALVAFVPMFLIGRPVPRRVLVAAGVGLALTLGAEALFQYAMTGDPLRRYAIAFHHDEHIDRAANMEGNFLLWPPIDPLLVLLINDDFGLLFWLAGLALALGAARGLGEAQRRQLTILTAMAGASFVLVAALYTKLVLNPRYFTLAAIVAVVVLALWLDRLAGRWRALLLVAIIGSDLLLMSVGNMHPRWEMEALVDAARRHPTEIVAGESHEVRRARIPMTFAGIDNLRYAPATPGGLIVMPASEAPAGVVVTRYPSPPTRLGGVLRALGLEPIVPQAIARRMFAPDAEMVLVRTHS from the coding sequence ATGACACGATCGGATTCGCGGATTTCCTGGCATTGGCCGGCCATACTGATCGTGGCGGTAGGGCTGGCGCTATGGATCGGCTGGGTCGGCTTCATCGCATCGGACGATTCGCTCTATTATGTCGGTGCGCAGGCGTGGCTGGAGCATCCCCCGGTTGCCGGGGCGGATCACTGGTCCACCCGCTTTCCGCTGATCCTGACCTTCGCGGGCGTTATCGCGACGGTCGGGCGCAATTACGCCGCCTTCGCGGTGACGGCGGTGCTGTTCTACGTCGTGCTTGTCGTGCTTGTCGGGTTTTTCGCTCGCGGTGTCGGCGGCCAGCGCGCGGGATGGATCGCCGCGCTGCTGACGGCGACGCTGCCCGTCGTCGTCTTCCATGCCTCGACCGTCAGTGTCGATCTGCTTGAGGTGTCGGCGCTGATCGCGGGGGCGATGCTGCTCGGGCGCGCGACGGACGACCGCGTGGGGTTGTGGCGGGGCGGAGGCGCGGGGCTGTGCTTCGGGATCGCGATCCTGTGCCGCGAGACGAGCGTGCTGGCGCTGGTGGCTTTCGTGCCGATGTTCCTGATCGGGCGGCCGGTGCCGCGACGCGTGCTCGTTGCCGCCGGCGTGGGGCTCGCGCTGACGCTCGGGGCGGAAGCGCTTTTTCAATATGCGATGACCGGCGATCCGCTGCGCCGCTACGCAATCGCCTTCCACCACGACGAACATATCGACCGGGCGGCCAATATGGAGGGCAATTTCCTGCTGTGGCCGCCGATCGATCCGCTGCTGGTGTTGCTGATCAATGACGATTTCGGGTTGCTGTTCTGGCTCGCGGGGCTGGCGCTGGCGCTTGGCGCGGCGCGCGGGCTGGGAGAGGCGCAGCGCCGGCAGCTGACGATCCTCACCGCGATGGCGGGGGCGAGCTTCGTGCTGGTCGCCGCACTCTACACCAAGCTGGTGCTCAACCCGCGATACTTCACGCTGGCGGCGATCGTGGCGGTGGTGGTGCTGGCGCTATGGCTCGATCGCCTCGCGGGAAGATGGCGGGCGCTGCTGCTCGTCGCGATCATCGGCAGCGACCTGTTGCTGATGAGCGTCGGCAATATGCATCCGCGCTGGGAGATGGAGGCGCTGGTCGATGCCGCGCGCCGTCACCCGACCGAAATCGTGGCGGGCGAATCGCATGAAGTGCGCCGCGCGCGAATTCCGATGACCTTCGCTGGCATCGACAATCTGCGTTACGCGCCCGCCACCCCCGGCGGCCTGATCGTGATGCCGGCGAGCGAGGCGCCGGCAGGGGTGGTCGTCACGCGCTATCCCTCGCCGCCGACGCGGCTTGGCGGGGTGCTCCGCGCACTTGGTCTGGAGCCGATCGTCCCGCAGGCGATCGCGCGGCGCATGTTCGCGCCGGATGCGGAAATGGTGCTCGTCCGCACGCATAGTTGA